The following proteins come from a genomic window of Solwaraspora sp. WMMA2065:
- a CDS encoding DUF262 domain-containing protein: MSSSRGDVQVEPIAMMLVDMLEEIAAGRIRVPRFQRPFVWRPEQMLDLFDSIERGWPIGGITVWETTDEVPSLDHLGEVPVRMPPAGTPVSYVLDGHQRLSTLFGVLRRQGRPPRGDDQREWKWRIYRDLEPQEDNERYRHHRAFGSPPPLPPDSYLPMRSVNSTVDFLRFLRNLEARVNDATRMERLVNEADWVAQRVRAYKIPLVRVRDSDLGSAIEVFARINNRGVRLETHEIASRLTGPVQKSTMGEQVDSIVESVASTGFGELPRMAVFRSMLAIAGEPDVMKPHWEQVAQRIRTSQVDVLAAGQKAVHKAVELLRAAGLPLAALLPYSHQLVLLTYFFHCRPDPTGNQRLELERWFWVTSWAGSFAGANSTRIREGLAEMKAFASGATPTLKLDVGAVQPMPEPFNLNSARTLAYVAWEAHEFPTRRDALGQEFEVVKRLAGGVPQAYRQIVPGHSTAANRIILPTGPGDNPLGVFKELRKGQLERTISPEHVTRLLASHCINERAFLKLLAGDHEGFLELRGEVLQERLRAFAKGLGVMLGPDMTGVADNDTEHDE; this comes from the coding sequence ATGTCCAGCAGCCGGGGAGACGTCCAGGTCGAACCTATTGCGATGATGCTGGTCGACATGCTGGAGGAGATCGCCGCAGGCCGGATCCGGGTGCCCAGGTTTCAGCGGCCGTTCGTGTGGCGACCCGAGCAGATGCTGGACCTGTTCGACAGCATCGAGCGAGGATGGCCGATCGGCGGCATCACCGTGTGGGAGACCACCGACGAGGTGCCCTCGCTCGACCACCTCGGCGAGGTGCCGGTGCGGATGCCGCCGGCAGGCACTCCGGTGTCGTACGTGCTCGACGGGCATCAACGGCTCTCCACCCTGTTCGGGGTGCTGCGTAGGCAGGGCCGGCCGCCGCGCGGCGACGATCAGCGGGAGTGGAAGTGGCGGATCTATCGCGATCTGGAGCCGCAGGAGGACAACGAACGCTACCGGCATCATCGGGCGTTCGGCTCCCCGCCGCCCCTTCCTCCTGATTCGTACCTCCCGATGCGCTCCGTCAACAGCACCGTCGACTTTCTCCGCTTCCTGCGGAACCTGGAGGCGCGGGTCAACGACGCCACCCGGATGGAGAGGCTGGTCAACGAAGCCGACTGGGTGGCGCAGCGGGTTCGTGCGTACAAGATTCCGTTGGTGCGGGTCCGCGACAGCGACCTGGGGTCGGCCATCGAGGTGTTCGCCCGGATCAACAACCGTGGAGTACGCCTGGAGACACACGAGATCGCCTCCCGGCTGACCGGCCCGGTCCAGAAATCCACAATGGGCGAACAGGTCGACAGCATCGTCGAGTCCGTCGCGAGCACGGGCTTCGGTGAGCTGCCGAGGATGGCGGTGTTCCGGTCGATGCTAGCGATCGCCGGCGAGCCGGACGTCATGAAGCCGCACTGGGAACAGGTGGCGCAGCGGATCCGGACCAGCCAGGTCGACGTGCTGGCGGCCGGGCAGAAGGCGGTGCACAAGGCGGTGGAGCTGCTGCGGGCGGCGGGGCTGCCGCTGGCGGCCCTGTTGCCGTACTCGCATCAGTTGGTGTTGTTGACCTACTTCTTCCACTGTCGGCCGGACCCGACCGGCAACCAGCGGTTGGAGCTGGAGCGCTGGTTCTGGGTGACGTCGTGGGCGGGGTCGTTCGCGGGTGCCAACTCGACCCGGATCCGGGAGGGCCTGGCGGAGATGAAGGCGTTCGCCTCCGGCGCGACCCCGACCCTGAAGCTGGACGTCGGCGCGGTGCAGCCGATGCCGGAGCCGTTCAACCTGAACAGTGCCCGGACGCTGGCGTACGTGGCGTGGGAGGCGCACGAGTTCCCGACCCGGCGGGACGCGCTCGGCCAGGAGTTCGAGGTGGTGAAACGGCTGGCCGGCGGGGTGCCGCAGGCGTACCGGCAGATCGTGCCAGGTCATTCGACGGCGGCCAACCGGATCATCCTGCCGACCGGCCCGGGGGACAACCCGCTGGGGGTGTTCAAGGAGCTACGCAAGGGCCAGCTGGAGCGCACGATCAGCCCGGAGCACGTGACGAGGCTGCTGGCCAGTCACTGCATCAACGAGCGGGCTTTCCTCAAGCTGCTGGCTGGCGACCACGAGGGGTTCCTGGAGCTGCGGGGCGAGGTGTTGCAGGAGCGGCTGCGGGCGTTCGCGAAAGGGCTGGGCGTCATGCTCGGGCCGGACATGACCGGCGTGGCCGACAACGACACCGAGCACGACGAGTGA
- a CDS encoding AAA family ATPase has translation MPIRRLLLENYRGFRNRQEIELAPITVVLGKNNSGKSALTRAPLVIATGFDTTSPSPLDLERLGPDAVDDLRELYFDQLDVRPLTLGVTVDGPLPFTLRVDLEYSARLRNAVVAALRVDTDDSADPVGTVELVSSRFTAPMPDTSDIDGVELSTLPEPSVDGLDEYDIRISGGPTRTRQVRFAGLLPAAGQLPDLDDLFRQVRPGLIRYLGPYRERVARQHRMPIGTPAVLGTKGEGLAGLLADSQRKSDGRLLAQINAHFREIVPGWRLEEVPAGPLWSTVLVRDGSRARINLADAGSGLAQVLPILAQCAMDELAGITTAPPLQIIEEPEAHLHPRVHADLADLYLRTAQRTGTRFLIETHSETLLLRLRRRIAEVDNDYGPETVAIYVVEQHDGVSSARRIPLDSLGNLDDSWPPGYFSQDYHEVRALAAAQSERNARAS, from the coding sequence ATGCCCATCCGACGGCTGCTTCTGGAGAACTACCGAGGGTTCCGTAACCGGCAGGAGATCGAGCTGGCACCGATCACCGTGGTGCTCGGCAAGAACAACTCCGGCAAGAGTGCCCTGACCCGTGCGCCGCTGGTGATCGCCACCGGCTTCGACACCACCTCACCGTCCCCACTGGACCTGGAACGCCTCGGCCCGGACGCGGTCGACGACCTGCGTGAGCTCTACTTCGATCAGCTCGATGTGCGACCGCTGACGTTGGGCGTGACCGTCGACGGTCCGCTGCCGTTCACACTGCGGGTGGATCTGGAGTATTCAGCCAGACTACGGAACGCGGTAGTGGCGGCGCTTCGGGTCGACACAGATGACAGCGCCGACCCGGTCGGCACCGTTGAGTTGGTGTCGAGCCGATTCACCGCCCCGATGCCGGATACCTCGGACATCGACGGCGTCGAGCTGTCGACGCTTCCTGAGCCTTCGGTCGACGGGCTCGACGAGTACGACATCCGCATCAGTGGCGGGCCGACCCGGACGAGGCAGGTGCGTTTCGCGGGCCTGCTGCCTGCCGCCGGGCAACTGCCGGACCTGGACGACCTGTTCCGCCAGGTGCGCCCAGGTCTGATCCGATACCTGGGGCCGTACCGGGAGCGGGTGGCCCGTCAGCATCGGATGCCGATCGGCACGCCTGCCGTGCTCGGCACGAAGGGCGAAGGGCTGGCCGGCCTGCTGGCCGACAGCCAGCGGAAGTCGGACGGACGGCTGCTGGCACAGATCAATGCGCACTTTCGCGAGATCGTGCCGGGGTGGCGGCTGGAGGAGGTCCCTGCCGGCCCGCTCTGGTCGACGGTGCTGGTCAGGGACGGCTCCAGGGCAAGGATCAACCTCGCCGACGCCGGTAGCGGGCTGGCCCAGGTGCTGCCGATCCTGGCGCAGTGTGCGATGGACGAACTGGCGGGGATCACCACAGCGCCGCCGTTGCAGATTATCGAGGAGCCGGAGGCGCACCTGCACCCACGTGTCCACGCTGACCTGGCCGACCTCTACCTGAGGACCGCGCAGCGGACCGGGACCCGGTTTCTGATCGAGACACACAGCGAAACGCTGCTGCTGCGGCTGCGTCGCCGGATCGCCGAGGTCGACAACGACTACGGCCCGGAGACGGTTGCCATCTACGTCGTGGAGCAGCACGACGGCGTCTCGTCGGCACGTCGCATCCCGCTGGACAGTCTCGGCAACCTCGACGACAGCTGGCCGCCGGGCTACTTCTCCCAGGACTACCACGAGGTCCGAGCCCTCGCGGCTGCCCAGTCGGAACGGAACGCCCGTGCTTCTTGA
- a CDS encoding AAA family ATPase, producing MFVRRAYLPTRPLTPADQARWPYTIPAVARLADQGVNFPTPVTLLAGDNGTGKSTLVEAIAVAAGFNPEGGGTSFRFTTRATESPLGEHLVLQRAPGRKPRTGFFLRAESYYNVATQIERLDADPNSPPLLGAYGGVSPHERSHGESFLDLVNHRFGPQGLYLLDEPEAALSVHGCLALLLRIADLVDQGSQFIIATHSPILLASPGATILQIDAAGTIAPVDYDQAEPVALTRAFLADPGRFLHHLLADR from the coding sequence ATGTTCGTGCGTCGCGCCTACCTGCCGACCCGGCCGCTGACCCCGGCCGATCAGGCTCGATGGCCGTACACCATCCCTGCTGTGGCCAGGCTGGCTGATCAGGGCGTCAATTTCCCCACGCCGGTGACTCTGCTCGCCGGTGACAACGGCACCGGCAAATCCACCCTGGTCGAGGCAATCGCGGTCGCCGCCGGGTTTAACCCTGAGGGCGGCGGCACGTCCTTCCGGTTCACCACCCGCGCCACCGAATCCCCGCTCGGCGAGCACCTGGTGCTGCAACGTGCCCCCGGCCGCAAGCCCCGCACCGGGTTCTTTCTGCGCGCCGAGTCGTACTACAACGTTGCCACCCAGATCGAGCGCCTCGACGCCGACCCCAACTCCCCACCTCTGCTCGGTGCCTACGGCGGAGTCTCCCCACATGAGCGCTCGCACGGGGAGTCGTTTCTCGACCTGGTCAATCATCGCTTCGGCCCGCAAGGGCTCTACCTGCTCGACGAACCGGAGGCAGCGCTGTCGGTACACGGCTGCCTGGCCCTGCTGCTGCGCATCGCCGACCTGGTCGACCAGGGTAGTCAGTTCATCATCGCCACCCACTCGCCGATCCTGCTGGCCAGCCCTGGCGCGACGATCCTGCAAATCGACGCCGCCGGCACCATCGCCCCGGTTGACTACGACCAGGCCGAACCGGTCGCCCTCACCCGAGCGTTCCTGGCCGACCCGGGCCGGTTCCTGCACCACCTGCTCGCCGATCGTTGA
- a CDS encoding radical SAM protein: MADLSFVWLEITGRCQLECRHCYAASGPSGGHGSMTAVDWRRVIDQAVELGVEMVQFIGGEPTLHPDLPDLLRHALAAGLEVEVFSNLVYVTPAMWELFAQQGVRLACSYYSDPAGQHAAVTGRAGSHARTRANIGEAVRRSIPLRVGVVDLGGGQRVEAAVAELRGLGATEVGVDWLRQVGRGVGGDALGVEQLCGNCASGVLAVGADGAVWPCVFSRWLPVGNVREANLASILTNQGTAQVRAELRSAFGKRPKPCGPQCAPQCAPARCQPTCSPSCSPSCNPCAPSKRCWPYYR; this comes from the coding sequence ATGGCGGATCTGTCGTTCGTGTGGCTGGAGATCACCGGTAGGTGCCAGTTGGAGTGCCGGCATTGTTACGCCGCCAGCGGTCCGTCCGGCGGGCACGGTTCAATGACTGCAGTGGACTGGCGGCGGGTGATCGACCAGGCGGTGGAGCTGGGCGTCGAGATGGTGCAGTTCATCGGTGGGGAACCGACTCTGCATCCAGATCTTCCGGATCTACTCAGGCATGCCCTGGCCGCCGGCTTGGAGGTGGAGGTGTTCTCCAACCTCGTGTATGTCACGCCGGCCATGTGGGAGCTGTTCGCCCAGCAGGGGGTGCGGTTGGCCTGCTCGTACTACTCCGATCCGGCCGGGCAGCACGCTGCGGTCACCGGTCGGGCCGGCTCGCACGCTCGTACTCGGGCCAACATCGGCGAGGCGGTGCGCCGGTCGATTCCACTGCGGGTAGGTGTGGTCGACCTGGGCGGTGGCCAGCGCGTGGAGGCTGCGGTTGCCGAGTTGCGCGGTCTGGGTGCGACAGAGGTGGGTGTGGACTGGCTCCGGCAGGTGGGCCGTGGGGTAGGCGGCGATGCCTTGGGTGTAGAGCAGTTGTGCGGCAACTGTGCGTCGGGTGTGTTGGCGGTCGGCGCTGACGGTGCGGTCTGGCCGTGCGTGTTCTCGCGCTGGCTGCCGGTCGGCAACGTCCGTGAGGCGAATCTCGCCTCGATCCTGACCAACCAGGGTACGGCGCAGGTGCGGGCCGAGCTGAGGTCGGCCTTCGGGAAGCGGCCGAAGCCGTGCGGGCCGCAGTGCGCGCCGCAGTGCGCACCAGCGCGGTGCCAGCCGACCTGTTCACCGTCGTGTAGTCCGTCGTGCAACCCCTGTGCGCCGTCGAAGCGGTGCTGGCCGTACTACCGCTGA
- the pglW gene encoding BREX system serine/threonine kinase PglW yields the protein MRQDSPRWEQINPSGYEWEREGLQELASYLPDVDPYHVWANIEFVASDGSINEVDALVLTPSGLYVVELKHWQGELHGDGGQWVHRATKTSRLIPRDNPTILANRKAKRLASLIDHYARQQRKHARTPFIGAAVFLHARSVRSQLDAIGRQHVYGLHDAPESGLPSLREMLTGAPRNPAHLVDEARGREIVALVKGAKIRPSVADRRVGQLLLHPRPFAEGVGWQDFIAGHVMDTALLRRVRFYLTSRAPEEEIPAIRAAAEREFRLLQGIHHPGIAQAHDLVDHPLGPALIFDHQQQWVRLDQYLVERGDRLTLAQRLHLLGDLAEIVDYAHSRRLAHRALHPGAVYVCDPESSRPQLVVTNWQTGGRLADTRLTRTGGSSTDPGSLTLLHDDEVRRYQAPEAAMPGRPPGHQLDVFALGAVGYRIFAGQPPAGSAEELATAVRDSGVNLAAAVDGMPAALVDAVYDATRGDPTRRSASVAAFRSRLERVWDELTAPEPEPVVDPLVARKGDVLDIGYTVLSRLGAGSTALALLVSEPAVDGKDGRRLVLKVARDEQHAARLAVEAETLGKLRDRRVAALVRGPITVGGRTALLMESAGERTLAEELQGGRLTLDLLERYGRDLLEIVLYLDEVGIWHRDLKPANLAARPLNAKDRQPHLCVFDFSLAATPVDQLTAGTAGYLDPFLGPPKRLRYDRAAERFAAAVTLFEMATGSLPEWGGANPAAVSDEVTLDPAVFEPVVADRLVDFFGRALARETADRFDTAEEMLDAWRDIFRKVPAAGKGLASPAAVSVASLDTVLEQSPLTVRARSAVRRLGLVTVRDLLQAKPSTLVTAKGVPDATRKEILAYARSLRPLLAADPADGVGDVDGAEKGGDGRPAAGAATRGMETLCAALLPAETGRTSKRRTTLAVLLGQQPAPGDDTWLHWPTQGEVARRTGQTQPQISVLLRKQIDAWRADDAVSAVRDEIVALVESRGAVMSAAELADALIATHGSFTSEPKRTAQAIGLVRAAVETELSTGGDARLAIQRFRASSTVLVGREPVDPAATTTAADLLSYVVALGSRAAELVQADPLPTRQRAVAELAAVTPPPTMPVVPELRLLQLAAAGSNGRADVNGQGQLYPVDMPAERALRLAAGSIAGQRLREDEIIGRVRARFPRAQQLPGRPQLDTLVLNTAGLDWDSEQRVYAPPALPSVLSGTRGATVTGGFAAPLWQADEVAAKLAGAIDRRAFLAVLTPLRELAAARRELLARLGLTEVDVTGILLDRLRALGYPWQALVAADSGSATDANFRSLVDLVRHEVVPAIRVALATDAPVLLTEAASLARYGQVELLAELADLTRPRPAARLLLVPARKPDPAMLDGYQLPLTSPASQSLWISGQWLNARSGRTIHHAHPTAASGELPRVP from the coding sequence GTGCGCCAGGACTCGCCGAGGTGGGAGCAGATCAACCCCAGTGGGTACGAGTGGGAGCGGGAGGGCCTGCAGGAGCTGGCCTCGTACCTGCCGGATGTCGACCCGTACCACGTCTGGGCCAACATCGAGTTCGTCGCGTCCGACGGCTCGATCAACGAGGTCGACGCGCTGGTGCTCACCCCGAGCGGGCTGTACGTCGTGGAGCTCAAGCACTGGCAGGGTGAGCTGCACGGCGACGGCGGTCAGTGGGTGCACCGGGCGACGAAGACGTCGCGGCTGATCCCGCGGGACAATCCGACGATCCTGGCCAACCGTAAGGCGAAGCGGCTGGCGAGCCTGATCGACCACTACGCCCGCCAGCAGCGCAAACATGCCCGTACGCCGTTCATCGGGGCGGCGGTGTTCCTGCATGCCCGGTCGGTGCGGTCGCAGCTGGATGCGATCGGCCGTCAGCACGTGTACGGCCTGCACGATGCGCCCGAGTCGGGTCTGCCGAGTCTGCGTGAGATGTTGACGGGCGCGCCGCGTAACCCGGCGCATCTGGTCGACGAGGCCCGGGGGCGGGAGATCGTCGCCCTGGTCAAGGGGGCGAAGATCCGCCCGTCGGTGGCGGACCGCAGGGTGGGGCAGCTGCTGCTGCATCCGCGTCCGTTCGCCGAGGGCGTCGGCTGGCAGGATTTCATCGCCGGGCATGTGATGGACACCGCGTTGCTGCGTCGGGTGCGGTTCTATCTGACCAGCCGGGCCCCGGAGGAGGAGATCCCGGCGATCCGGGCGGCGGCCGAGCGGGAGTTCCGGCTGCTGCAGGGCATCCATCACCCGGGGATCGCCCAGGCGCACGACCTGGTCGATCATCCGCTGGGCCCGGCGCTGATCTTCGACCATCAGCAGCAGTGGGTACGCCTGGACCAGTATCTGGTGGAGCGGGGTGACCGGCTGACGTTGGCGCAGCGGCTGCACCTGCTGGGCGACCTGGCGGAGATCGTCGACTACGCGCATTCGCGCCGGCTGGCGCACCGGGCGCTGCATCCGGGGGCGGTGTACGTCTGCGATCCGGAGTCGTCGCGTCCGCAGCTGGTGGTGACGAACTGGCAGACCGGTGGCCGGCTGGCGGACACCCGGTTGACCCGTACCGGTGGTTCGTCGACGGACCCGGGCAGTCTGACGTTGCTGCACGACGACGAGGTGCGGCGTTACCAGGCGCCGGAGGCGGCGATGCCGGGCCGTCCGCCGGGCCACCAGTTGGACGTTTTCGCACTGGGCGCGGTCGGCTACCGGATTTTCGCCGGTCAGCCGCCGGCGGGCAGCGCCGAGGAGCTGGCGACGGCCGTACGCGACAGCGGGGTGAACCTGGCGGCGGCGGTCGACGGGATGCCGGCGGCGTTGGTCGACGCCGTCTACGACGCGACCCGGGGGGATCCGACGCGCCGGTCGGCGAGTGTCGCCGCGTTCCGGTCCCGCCTGGAGCGGGTGTGGGATGAGCTGACCGCACCGGAGCCGGAGCCGGTGGTCGATCCGCTCGTCGCCCGCAAGGGCGACGTGCTCGACATCGGTTACACCGTGCTGAGCCGCCTGGGTGCCGGTTCGACGGCGCTGGCTCTGCTGGTCAGCGAGCCGGCGGTCGACGGCAAGGACGGCCGGCGGCTGGTGTTGAAGGTGGCCCGCGACGAGCAGCACGCCGCCCGGCTGGCGGTGGAGGCGGAGACGCTGGGCAAGCTGCGGGACCGGCGGGTGGCCGCGCTGGTGCGGGGGCCGATCACGGTCGGTGGCCGGACGGCGCTGCTGATGGAGAGCGCGGGGGAGCGGACCCTCGCCGAGGAGCTGCAGGGCGGCCGACTCACCCTGGACCTGCTGGAGCGGTACGGCCGGGACCTGCTGGAGATCGTCCTATACCTCGACGAGGTGGGGATCTGGCACCGGGATCTGAAGCCGGCGAACCTGGCGGCCCGGCCGCTGAATGCCAAGGACCGGCAGCCGCACCTGTGTGTTTTCGACTTTTCGCTGGCCGCGACCCCGGTGGACCAGTTGACCGCCGGCACCGCCGGCTATCTGGATCCGTTCCTCGGCCCGCCGAAGCGGTTGCGTTACGACCGGGCGGCGGAGCGGTTCGCCGCCGCGGTGACGTTGTTCGAGATGGCGACGGGGTCGCTGCCGGAGTGGGGTGGGGCGAATCCGGCGGCGGTCAGCGACGAGGTGACGCTGGATCCGGCGGTGTTCGAGCCGGTGGTCGCGGACCGGCTGGTCGACTTCTTCGGCCGGGCGTTGGCCCGGGAGACCGCCGACCGGTTCGACACGGCCGAGGAGATGCTCGACGCCTGGCGGGACATTTTCCGGAAGGTGCCGGCGGCCGGCAAGGGGCTGGCGTCGCCGGCGGCGGTGTCGGTGGCGAGCCTGGACACCGTGTTGGAGCAGTCGCCGTTGACGGTGCGGGCCCGTTCGGCGGTGCGCCGGCTCGGGTTGGTCACCGTGCGGGACCTGCTCCAGGCCAAACCATCCACGTTGGTCACCGCGAAGGGTGTGCCGGACGCGACCCGCAAGGAGATCCTGGCGTACGCCCGGTCGTTGCGCCCGCTGCTGGCGGCCGACCCGGCCGACGGCGTCGGCGATGTCGACGGTGCGGAAAAGGGCGGCGACGGTCGGCCGGCTGCCGGGGCGGCGACGCGCGGCATGGAGACGCTCTGCGCCGCGCTGCTTCCGGCGGAGACGGGCCGCACGAGCAAGCGCCGGACGACGTTGGCGGTGCTGCTGGGCCAGCAGCCGGCACCGGGCGACGACACGTGGTTGCACTGGCCGACGCAGGGTGAGGTGGCGCGCCGGACCGGCCAGACCCAGCCGCAGATTTCGGTGCTGCTGCGTAAGCAGATCGACGCCTGGCGGGCCGACGACGCCGTGTCGGCGGTTCGGGACGAGATCGTCGCCCTGGTGGAGAGCCGGGGGGCGGTGATGTCGGCCGCCGAGCTGGCGGATGCGCTGATCGCCACGCACGGCTCGTTCACGTCGGAGCCGAAACGCACGGCGCAGGCGATCGGCCTGGTCCGGGCAGCGGTGGAGACGGAGTTGTCCACCGGCGGCGACGCCCGGCTGGCGATCCAGCGGTTCCGGGCCTCGTCGACGGTGCTGGTGGGCCGGGAGCCGGTGGATCCGGCGGCGACGACCACCGCCGCCGACCTGTTGTCGTACGTGGTGGCGCTCGGCAGCCGTGCGGCGGAGTTGGTGCAGGCCGATCCGCTGCCGACCCGGCAGCGGGCGGTGGCGGAGCTGGCCGCGGTCACGCCGCCGCCGACGATGCCGGTGGTGCCGGAGCTGCGGCTGCTGCAGTTGGCGGCCGCCGGCAGCAACGGCCGGGCCGACGTCAACGGGCAGGGCCAGCTCTACCCGGTGGACATGCCGGCCGAGCGGGCGTTGCGGTTGGCTGCCGGCAGCATCGCCGGGCAGCGGCTACGCGAGGACGAGATCATCGGACGGGTACGGGCCCGTTTCCCACGCGCGCAGCAGCTGCCGGGCCGGCCGCAGCTCGACACGCTGGTCTTGAACACCGCCGGGCTTGACTGGGATTCCGAGCAGCGGGTGTACGCGCCGCCGGCGCTGCCGTCGGTGCTCAGCGGCACCCGGGGCGCCACGGTCACCGGCGGGTTCGCCGCGCCGCTGTGGCAGGCCGATGAGGTGGCGGCGAAGCTGGCCGGGGCGATCGACCGGCGGGCGTTCCTGGCGGTGCTGACCCCGTTGCGGGAGCTGGCCGCCGCCCGGCGGGAGCTGCTGGCCCGGCTCGGGCTGACCGAGGTGGACGTGACCGGGATCCTGCTGGATCGGCTGCGGGCGCTCGGCTACCCGTGGCAGGCGCTGGTGGCGGCGGACTCCGGTTCGGCCACTGACGCGAACTTCCGCAGCTTGGTGGATCTGGTCCGGCACGAGGTGGTGCCGGCGATTCGGGTGGCGCTGGCCACGGACGCGCCGGTGCTGTTGACCGAGGCGGCGTCGCTGGCCCGGTACGGCCAGGTGGAGCTGTTGGCGGAGTTGGCGGATCTGACCCGACCCCGGCCGGCGGCGCGGCTGCTGCTGGTGCCGGCCCGCAAACCGGATCCGGCGATGTTGGACGGTTACCAGTTGCCGTTGACGTCACCGGCGAGTCAGTCGCTGTGGATTTCGGGGCAATGGCTGAACGCCAGATCTGGTAGGACTATCCACCATGCCCATCCGACGGCTGCTTCTGGAGAACTACCGAGGGTTCCGTAA